GTCTGCTGAAATTCATAGATGCATTTGGAGCCCACTGGAGCACCACAGGGACACCTGGCCTCCACCTACCTTCAGACTAGACTCCTGAGCTTAGATGAGGAAACATGGGACTGTCTGGTATAAGCTTGTCAATTTTATTTGATACAGGATTCCTGTCACTACAACTGTCTCAATGAGATGTCATTATAGAGAAATTTCtttgaaataaataattaatgtGTCACTGAAGGGAGGTTTACATTCCTAATTTCCCCCAACACTTTACATTTCTCAGGTCCATTGTGTAGGTCCTTCATTACACCAATAAGCTAGACTGGTGTAGATGTTGATCACATCCACAGTTGGAATGATCCTAGTGTCTCAAATGAGGCTGATGGTAGAACCAGGACCGAATAGCTTATAGTGTTGCTTGCTTATCATTGACGGCTGAGGGGAGAGACaaatgatggacagatggagccaggtgggaTGATTTGTGAGGGCTGTTGTGACAAAGACTGGTAGGTGATAGGCGGAAGCAGATAAGGGagtgatgatgggcagatggaaacaGTTGGGAGAGGGTGATGAGTCTAGGTAATGAGGGCAggtgaggaatggaaaaggtaaACAAAGGAGGAGGGGACTTGGGTGAAttggtgagagaggggaaggaacaCAAGTGAAACTTCAAATAAGAGTAAATTGTAAGCACCTGCTTGACAATGGGTAAGATTGAGAATAATTGCAAAATGGGCTACGCATTGAGAAATTCAATGTTCCTACCATTGGCCTGTAGGGTATCCAAACACAGTATGAGATACTGTCCTCAGACGAGGAGGCAGAAGGCAGACAGGGTGATGTGAATATGGGAAAGGAGTTGAAATAACAGGCAACCAGGAGCTCTAGGTGGTTATTACAGACTTACTGCAGACGCTCTGCAAAATGATTATCTTGGCCAAAGGCTTCCATCATTTTTGGAGATAGGGAAAGGGCTAATCTCAGctaattgtttgttatgtcttgaATTACTGAGTTGGAATGCCTTTGCAATTATAATAATAATCTTATCCATTGTCATGGCAGGTGCTCATGATCCACTCTTAATAGAATTACTCCTGTCTGTGCTCATCTAAATCAGTTAATACAGCTTCCTATTCCCTTCCACCTCAATGACTTCTTCAGTCTCCCAATAAATAGGTCTGTGCTTTATCGTGTACCTACCCTTTATAGTAGCAATCACAACAGAAacttctttaccttctgtggacTTTTGGTTGATACGTCATATTGATCTCCTTTCATTACACTCCTTTCAACAAGTACAAACACTCTCTGTATTCACTCCTTCAAATCTTTTATGTCACCCTGTCATACCACTCATCCGTCTGTTGTCAAGAGTAAAGAGCCTCAGCTTGTTCATTATTTCccgatatatatacatatatcctCTGGTATCATCCTTGAAGATATTCTCATTACTCTCTGCACATTTTTCATGAGCTAAAACAGTGTGATTCAAATGGAACATTGTAGCTGAGATGATCCCAGAAACTAAATACAGAAGAGAACCCATTACATCCAGGCTAGTCTCAAAGGAGCATCTTAGCCTAATCTCATCTTTGGCATTTATTCTGTAGCTCTGGAGGTCAGTACTTTTCAAGAACACCATCAATAATGAGATTTTCTGCTCCTATCAACCTTTAAGGCAGTGATTAACAGACCAACCACCTTCTGGATGAAAATACCCTTTTCCTCATCTCCCCTCCAAACTGATTACTTCAAATCTATGCCCGCTGGCTTTTAAACCCCCTGCTAGGGGAAGTAACTTCTTCATTCTATCAAGGTCTCCCAGAATTTGATACTCCTCAATGTTATCTCCTCCAAGTCTTCTGTGTTCCAAAGGAAATACCAAGCTAAATCTTTTCTCACAAGCTACGGTACATTTTCCAGTCCAGGCAGCAATATCCCTATGCCGTGTCTTGTAATGTGATGACTGGAGCTCAATGCAGTTCCCAAGGTGAGGACAAACTCGTGCTCTATGTTATTTCTCTGGCATACACTTATATTCTATGTCTCAGTTCTTAAAAAAGTAAAGCATTTCTTTTGAACCACTTTATTGACCTGTTCTGCTATTTAAATGACCTATAGATTTACTCTCCATAGTCCCTCTGCTCCTTTTCAGTGCCTTCGATCTATTGTGTGTCCCCTTGTCAAGGGGCAAAATCCAAAATGCTTTACTCTTCACCACTCTCAAATGAATTATTTTTTACCAATTGAACACATttcaggagacacaagagattctggaacaacagaacaacaggctactgggaaaactcagcaggtcaggcagtatctgtagaggaaaatggacagtcaatgttttggttcAGGACACATGATCCAGACTGAAATAGTAGGGAGGAGTTAGCCCATATAAAGAGGTGAGGTGAAGGAGTGGAACATGAGATAGGTGAGGAAGGGTTATTGGCAGATAGAAGACTGAcgggtggaaatagtgacagaggctgagatgtgataggtggaggcaATAAAGGTCTGGAAATGATAGGAAAAAGTAGGTGGAGCATGAAACCAAGGTGGGGTGGGGATATCTGCCCAGTTATGTCTTACCGCTGTCCAAGGTCTCCTCACTGTCAACCACGAGTAATATTTGAATTGTCTGCAAACTGCATTGTCATGACCCTTACACTTAAGATAAATCATTACTTTATATTACAAAAAGAGGCCAAGTACTAAGCTCCACGGATCCCCAGTAGTAACAACTATCCAGCCACAAAACTAACTTTGTCATTCTCCCTCCAACCATGGGTTTTCATCCTTTGATAGCATGCCCAGTGGGATCTTGACAAAAGCCTGCTAAAATCCATGTCATTAATTACatgctcaaaaaaattcaattgtTAGCCAGAAATAAACTTCCAATAAGCAAAGCACACTGACTGTCCTTGATTAATCTCCATCTTTCTACGTGGTTTAAAAGGTTACACATTCTATTGAAACttattccagtaatttgttcacCACCAAAGTTAATTAACTAACCTGTGATGACTGATTTTATCTCTTCCTCCCTTTCTAAGCAATGGCACAATATTAACATTCCTCTAAGCCTTTGGCACCACTCCTGAAGCCAAGAAGATAAAGTCCCAAGTCTCTGCAATTTCCTCCTTTGCTTCTTTTAACATGCTAAAAATATTCATCCAACCTGACACATATCTATTTTCAAAGAAACCAAATATTTCCAATTTATCACACCTTCACAGTTCAGCTTCAGCATCTATATAACCGGCCTCTTTTGTGAAGAcagacataaggcattaattGAGAACCTTATCCACATTCTCTACCTCCAAGCCTTACGTGTTTTGCCTTCCTTCGTTATTCGCTGTttattaaatataaaaaaaaattctagatTTCCTTTTGATTTTACCTGCTGGTACTTTTCCCCGATCATCTGACATACATAACAAACTCTTATATATACCAGCAGGTATTTGACTTGcaaacaaaagaaggaaacctGCCTGATTTTCCTCCCCACCATCTCATATACCAGACACTGAATTGGGCGCcagggtagtgtagcggttagcacaacgctattacagctcggggcatcagagttcagagttcaattcctataTAACTGTATGGAGTCTGTATTCCCACCCCGTGGATTACGTGCTTTTTTCCCCtgagtactccggtttcctccccagtccaaagacgtaccaggtaggttaatcagtcattgtgaattgtcccctgattaggtcaGGGTTCAATTGGTGTCTTTGGGGGTTGCGGGGTGGTGCAGCCAGAAGGGTTTACTCtgcactgtgtctctaaataaaataaataaattcaccCTGGATAAATCTAAGCATAAACCTGTCTTTGTTTGGTCTGTATAGCTTAAGCATTTACACACTAACCACCAGGGAACCACTTATATGTGATTATTACTGTATCCATATTACATCTAATAATCAGTGGTTCATTTTCTACACCAGTAATTTACTCCACTAATGGTGCCTTATGAAGATCAGTCACTGACTTCAAGCAGTTCTCCTACATCCTGCCGCACTGATCCAGTCTGACCATCAATTTGAGATCTCAGTTTGAAATATTTAATAGCTCAAATGGCAGTGTATGAATTATAATTCTAAATTAAATATGTGTAACAGATGAATTAAAATATTGAATTTAATTAAAATGATAATGATTGAGACATACTGCAGCTTTGAATCTCACTGGATTGAGTTTCCCAGGCTACAGTATGAAAATTAGTTTGTTTATGGAAGAGATATCATCTTGCACATAAACCACATACTTTGTTTGTGTTTTTCTAATGTATTATCCTGAAATTTACAAAATTAGCAGGCTCTGATTCTGAATGTTTTAAAAATCCATCTTCTGTTAGGAGTTCAAAGGTTAACCCATACAACATCAGATTCAGTCCCAAGTCTCTGCTACATATAAGCAACATAAACAGTTCAAAAACTTTGTTCTGAAATGTAACTTTTCAAGTATTATAGTACTGGCACCTCTCCATGTATCTTTTTTGACTGTGAATGACTTTGTGACCAGACCAGGCATTAAGTAGATATATCAAGACTTCCTTTTGGTGAGCTACCAATTGTAACACTCTCTGTACCTTTTCATTATAATTTCCTAGTAAAGCTTATTTGTTTGTCAGGCCCAAGGATGGACTGGAGTTCAGGTCACTCTCTATGAAGTTTAcctgcctcagtgctgaactggcccCGTGGCTGTAGCCtgtagccatcaggctcctggaccggctgcaaCGCTGAATTGGccccatggctgtggactcactctcagggactctgcagttcatgctcTGTGTCTtattctgcacactgggtgtttaatggtctttgttgtgtgggcttttttatgggttctattgtgtttctttgttttgcagctgcttgcaagatgaatcttaaggttgtacaTAGTAaaaatactttggtaataaatattagctttcattcgtaaggccagtgatgttgtggggatggaactggactctctcacggtggtgtctgaaaagaggatgctgtcgaagttgcatgccatcttggtcaatgtctcccatccactacataatgtactggttgggcacaggagtacattcagccagagactcattcctccaagatgcagcactgagcgtcataggaagtcattcctgcctgtggccatcaaactttacaactcctcccttggagggttagacatcCTGAgacaataggctagtcctggacttatttcataatttactggcataatttacatattactatttaactatttatggttctattactatttattatttatggtgcaactgtaacaaaaaccaatttcccccaggatcaataaagtatgactatgactatgctttgaacttttgaaccggATTGCAGCTTATTGTTTTCTAATGAAACATCATCAACCTGAATCAttaattgtgttttattttcctgAGACACTGACTAACCTGCTAAATATTTCCAGTATTGTCTTTTTCTTAAGAAATTTTCAGTATCAGCAGTATTTTAATTTTGCAgccatttaaaaaaattcttagagGAACTATCATAATATTGGACTGTAGCTTTGTTAACTAGGTTCATGTTCATTGATGTTTAAAAGCTAATAGGTATTTGAAGGATTTTATTGTTCCTAACACAATCTAAAATGTTGACCGTAACTGAACAATTAGACACACAGGATTGTGTTGAGAAATATGGGACCAAAACCTGTTGGAGACACTAAAGAGCTAACCAGCAGTTTCTCTTCCTATGGTCCCTGGTAACTCATAAAAACAGGTCAATCGAAATTTTGGTGCataatttttctttaaaatagCAAAGTCCCTTGAGTAAATATTGCTCTTTTCTTGCTTTTCCCTTCAATTGAGTAATGATCAAGTTCAACACTCGGAAACTACTGAGTGTTATAGGATGGGATTTCTATTGTTTGTTATTATcaaatatttattgttcattagTCATTACTATATGCAACCCTTTCAAAAAACATAATGGGGCATGTTTTTAATGTTTGTTTTTGTTCTTGGCTTTGGGACCATGAAGTGAAATATATTCCCACTTTGAGAAATACTAATCTGCCACTTGTATAAAATATCATTATGGTAAAAATTATGGCTACTCATCCTTGTCATTAACAAGGACAACATCACTTCAACAGTTGGAACACTTACTACTAGTCGTCGCCTATTTTCATAGTAGCCGAGAACAGATGCCAGTGACTTTGTGGTTCCTGGAATCTTCTTAGGTTGTTTAAAAACTCCTTTCTTGATGGTCTTCTTgggttttttattattgtgactAATTTCCTTTGCAGGCTTAGTTTTCAGTGAGAGTTTGTCTTTCTTCCCTGGTTTTTTATTCTTCAcagacttcttcttcttcttttcagTCTTGACTGGTTTTCTAGATTTTTTCTGCTCCTTCTTGCCTTTTTGAGGACTACGTTCCACTTCGAGTATTTGCCTGGTGTTTGAGGATGAGCCTTTCTCAGGCTGATATTTATCCTCGTATTCATTTGTTAGGATTTTATTATTTGTAGTTTTTGATTTTGGTGGCTTGACTTTGGTAGGCTTGCGCTGGCCAGGTGCCACTGATACGCCCTTCTGGTGATAATTCCCCTCTTTTTTGTCTGTCTCACTGTACTTCTGTCTAGTGGCCTGTACTTTTGTATAATCTGGCCTTGCAGTTGTTGTTCCTCGGCTGGGCTTCTGTGGTGATTTGCTGCCACCAGGGAGACTCCCATCTCTGTGTGAGTTAGCCTCAGTTGTAGTTGTTGAAGGAATTTCAGCTACTAATGCAGGTTTGTGAAATCTCGGCGGAGAGGGGGAAAATACGAGAGGAGATCTAGTGAAGGACTGTCTCTCAGTGAAAGGCACAGTGGTGGGAGTGGCAGTGGTTGTGATAGTCTTTCTGGTGGTGCTGGTAGTTGTGGGAGCTGTTCTGGGCACAGCAGTCGTCCTAACCATCTTAGAACCCCCATGTGTGTTTAATGATATCCTGATGGGCCTCCTCACTGTAggctttttctttttctccagcATTCTTTCTTTAGTATCCTTTGGAACCGTCACCTCAGTATTCTCACCCTTTGGCGTTGGCCTGGGCTGCTCCATTTTCCACGCCCCTCCTTCATCAGCTCTAACCACCTGCCCTTCTACGCCAGCTTCCTTACACTTCTGTACAAAGCCTTTCTGCCTGAGCTTCTCGATTTTCCGAACGGGACCCTGGTCAATGACCTCGTACATTGCCTCCAGTCTCACTGGGTAAGGGTACGTTTCTTCCAACTGCAGATTCTTCTTCAGTAAGACCATGCTAAATTTACCTCGCTCTAGTTTCAGGAAGTCCAGAAGTTTGAGAACGGTCTTTGCGTCCACGGATTGCTCCAGGATCCTTCCCTCGCTGCTGATCTTCCTGACTTTTCCGGCCACCTCGCCCTCCTGGTGGAAAAGCACCAGTTGGGTGATATGCCTCTCCGCCAGCTCGCAGTAGATGTCGTCCTTGAGGAGGCTGAGCATGAGCCTGTAGTAACCGTCCGAGGAGTGGGGAGCCGAGATAACCCACAGCCGTTGCTTGCCCACCATCTCTGAGAGCAGGCTGGGAGTGCCCACAGCGGGGACGCGAGCCACCCGGCTCTGTGCCGCTCTGCTCGTGTCTCGGACCATCCCCGCACGGGACCTTCTGACGGCGATGCCGGGGTTTCGGCTCCGTGCAGCCAGTAACCTGCTATAGCCTCCGTGTCGCGTAGCCCTGCGTACGATAGCGGGACCTTCCGGCTGTGGAGTCCTGCGCGGCCCCCGAGCTCCGCCGGCGGGTCTCAGCTGCCTCCGTCTCCCCAGTGCCGACAACGTGCCGTAGTCACACAGCAGCCAgagcagtagcagcagcagcgggGCGAGCGGCCGAAAGCCGGCGACCCTCATCTTCCCGCCACCCACTGGTTTACGTTCCGCAGCCGCTCACCTGCTCCTACACCGGCACACAGTCGGGTCAGCCCCGGGCGGCGGTCTGTACCGAGATCCCGTCAAACTCCGCTCGAAACCGCCGGGGGCAAGTGCTGGCGCCCTCCACCCTCTCACAGCCCTACTACTGCGGGATAGCAGGGCTCATCTCCTGCCAGGGATCATTCCAGTTCCTTCAACCCAGAGGCGGGCTCGGCGAGAGCGAGGTgaaccatctccccccacccacccgcgGAATCGCGGCAACAAAAGGCAGCGGAAGGCCGCGCTTGCCTGCGGCAGACGGCTCTCACTGTGGCGCTCCTTTCTGTCAGCTGCAGGAGTCGGATGCCGGACACTCGCGCTCATTCTTCTCCTCCTTGCCCGCTGGCTTTCTGGACGTCATTCGAGCTGCCTCTCTCCGGCGTTTCCAAGGAAAGTTAAGACAAGTAGCGAGGCTCCCTCACTCCGATTTCTGATCTAGGGAGATTCAGGGTGAGTGAGCGAGCGGAGGGAAGCGAGTGATATCCCTGTTTTTACCCTTTTCTGGCTATTTTGTCTGGCGAAGCGTAGAGGGGTCCCGGCCCACACCGCCGCCCTCACAAAGCACAAGCTCGGCCACTCGCTCCAGGCTCCAGACAGTCTCAAGTTGAACGCCGCCTCCCACCCGCAACTCCACACGGGACGCCTCAGTTCCCAGCCCACGGGACAAGGGTGATTTGTACCTGGGACTCCTCTAACGCACCAGCCGGCACCCCTTCTGCAACATTACTACAGGGTTACTGCCTGGGATCAATTAAATACAAAAACCGTCGTTATCTGAGAGGTATCTGCCATTGCCTCTTGGTCTCTAGATGTTGTATCCCCTTCCTTTCATTTCTTACGGTTTCGATATGCAACTCTGCTCATTAATGCCAAAATGCTTCAAGGATAACTTGTATATTTACACGGAAAACCCCAAAGCACTTCAAGAAAAGTAACAAATAAAAAATTTGATATTAAGCAACAGTGTGATTGTTAACTTTCCCTGATGCAGGGTTCTGACCTGAAAAGACAATTCCCTTCCCCCATAGATATTGCTTGACCgggtgagttcctctagcagattgggTGTTACTccagaatccagcatctgcagtccttaGTGTCTACAGAGAAATTTTAACACACGTGAGGGAGGCTTGGTGGAAAGAGCTGTTTTAAAGGAGTATCTTAAACAAGCAGTAAAGGTGCAGAGAGGCATAAGGAGCAACTCCAGAGCTTAACAGTCAAATGATTCCTGTTGGTTAAGTCAGGTGTGTTGGAGGTGTACAGATACACGTGGAAGGTATAGGGCTAGGTGCAAGGGGCAGGTGGTAAAGTTTGAATTCCCATTCTGAGATGTTGGTGTGATTGAGAAACTATGTGGGATTAACCTGTTTGATTCATCCACACCAACTGCCTGTGGCAGTTGCTTCTGTCCACAAAAAGTGACTGGGAACGGAGAGCACTGCACAGTCATTGTGGAGACAGAGTGCTGACTTCACACTGAGAACAGTGTTGTGTGATAATACAATCCTAAGCAGGATAGACACTGAACTGATCTGATAACTTCAAATTGGGCATCCACGGACCATCAGTACTATCAAAGAAGTACATCATTACAATCTGGAACCTCATAACCCACAATAGTCATCACTGCACCATTAGTGTCAAGCCAATGGATCAATGAGGAGACGGGAAGAGCAGCATCAGGCAAACCTATAAATGATGAGTTGCCAGCTTCAATAGAGGAATACAAATGTCCTCGAACATGCAATAGACAGATCAAACCAAAGTTCTCAGTCATACCACACCTAGTGGTAGACAACTGAACAGCTAATAGGAGGAGGAGGCACCAAGACTGCCCCATCCTCCATAGCCAGCTGAAAGTAGCACCCAGTCTTTGTTTGCATGTTCAGCCAGAAGTGCTGGTGAGGTGATCCATTTTGGCTGCTCCCTCCTGGGATATTCACTTAATCCAGTCTTTTATCAATAGACTTTATGTGATGTCGAGAAATGGCTGAGAGCACCGGATACAGCAAAGGCCATAAGTCCAGACAGCATCAAAGGGAAAGTACTCCTACGAGGATGAAATCATGCCCTGCATAGAAGAAGGTGGTTTTTGATCTCCTGAAAACATCTCTGCAAAGTTCCACAGACCAATGTATCAGGCCCAAACA
This genomic stretch from Mobula hypostoma chromosome 6, sMobHyp1.1, whole genome shotgun sequence harbors:
- the ccdc80 gene encoding coiled-coil domain-containing protein 80; this encodes MRVAGFRPLAPLLLLLLWLLCDYGTLSALGRRRQLRPAGGARGPRRTPQPEGPAIVRRATRHGGYSRLLAARSRNPGIAVRRSRAGMVRDTSRAAQSRVARVPAVGTPSLLSEMVGKQRLWVISAPHSSDGYYRLMLSLLKDDIYCELAERHITQLVLFHQEGEVAGKVRKISSEGRILEQSVDAKTVLKLLDFLKLERGKFSMVLLKKNLQLEETYPYPVRLEAMYEVIDQGPVRKIEKLRQKGFVQKCKEAGVEGQVVRADEGGAWKMEQPRPTPKGENTEVTVPKDTKERMLEKKKKPTVRRPIRISLNTHGGSKMVRTTAVPRTAPTTTSTTRKTITTTATPTTVPFTERQSFTRSPLVFSPSPPRFHKPALVAEIPSTTTTEANSHRDGSLPGGSKSPQKPSRGTTTARPDYTKVQATRQKYSETDKKEGNYHQKGVSVAPGQRKPTKVKPPKSKTTNNKILTNEYEDKYQPEKGSSSNTRQILEVERSPQKGKKEQKKSRKPVKTEKKKKKSVKNKKPGKKDKLSLKTKPAKEISHNNKKPKKTIKKGVFKQPKKIPGTTKSLASVLGYYENRRRLVLITSPNEQNNMYDQQRDEYLEHVCEMALRKISIITIFGPLSNSTIKIDHYQMDNEKPVKDIRYNDLGQDIITELRKEYGLSQNEFFMVLTDLDMKVKQHYEVPIAMQSVFDLIDTFTTRITEMEKQKKEGLQCKNEDKPRSLENFLARFRWRRRLFIISTPNDEEWAYQHQLYALSSQACNLGLRHLAVLKLMGVGTDVGGVLELYPINGTSSVDREDLSPSLVKDLRNYFQVSPEYFSMLLVGKDGNVKSWYPTPMWNMAIVYDLVDSMQLRRQEMAIQQSLGMRCPEDEYGYGYHGYQDGYHQQGHYGGYPY